GGCATTCATGTCTGTTCTATCGCACAAACTTTAAAGGGACAACAACTGTATCTACAATTCAGCTCCCTCTCTTTGCACAACTGACACTAAAGGACTGGTGTCCCCACCAATGTTAGCTATAGATATCCTCCACATTTGCTCAACAGCTGAAACCCTTCGAACCGCCAGCTCCTTTTTATGTCCGTCAAGGCGTCGGTTTTGATTGCTGAATTTACTGAGACACACACAGTGGATAAAACTGACGCCCCATAGctgagtggttagagcattggtttggggtctccactccccgtgaggggttgcgtcaggaagggcatccggcgtaaaaactgtgccaaataaatgtgagcgtttcatctgagatgacacactatggcgccccctgacgggacaagccgaaagaaacccaCAGTGGATAATACTAAGACAAACTGACCTGCTTGTTCGCCTTCAGAACAGTTCTCAGAGTAGCAATCTGTTCTCTCTTTGTACTGAGGAGGGATTTCAGTTTGAGGATCTCCTCCATGCAGGCCTCTTTATCCTTGTCGGCCACGGTGCCCAGCTCCAGAGAGGCCACCCTCTGGCGTGACAGCTCCGTGGTGCGGTCAACGGCCAGCTGTAAGTGCTTGATCTGGTCCCTTATGATGGCCACCAGATTGTAGATGTTCATGGGCTCGCGGCGGTGGTCGGACGCAGGAGAAGGCAGAGAGGAGCCCGGAGATGGAGCGCCGTCGTTGAGATCAGTCTTAAAAGGCTCTGGGAAGAGGCCCTTGGTGAGCAAGATGGGAGAGCGGTGGCCACGGCCTTCGGGGCTGCTGCGCCCGGCCTTGCCCTCCTTGTAGAAGTCAAGCATGACGCGGTTCGGGGTCTCGTTGTTGCACATGCACACGTGGTTGTAGAGAGTCGCCAGTTCTTCACTGAATGTGACCAGCTCATCCTGAGCTACATTCAGACTTCCCTGAGATTCTCCAGCCACGTCACTCAGCTGAAGGAGAAAGGGCACAAATGAAGCAAATGAATGGAATTGAACGTAAATTGAATTTACAAATTAATGTGTGAGAATGTGAACACCCCCAATTTTGGGAGAAAGTAAATGAGGAAAACCCTAACACACTTTCGATCCGTTGATGCAAATTAATTTAGAGCTTGTTGTTATTCCGGGAGGCTTGATGAAGCAACTTCATTCGCTGGACATCGGTGGAAACCGGGTGTGCGCAGTGAAGTTGTGAGCAGCGTGGGAGCGATGAGTGACAAATGGCGAACAGCTTTATTAGGAGGCAGCACAAGGTGAGTCACGccacaatttgtgaatggaGTATGGATGCTTGGGCTAAAGCGTCTGCTGCCGCTATTGTTCGAAAAGCCGGCATCATATTTGAGTCGCCCCACGGAAACGAGACTGACAATGGCAATGACGAGAGGGAACCTGTTTGATGGAGAACTTGCCCAGTTGTTCATTCTGTATACAGAAGTTAAGGACATTGATGGatatgaggatgaggatgaatcAAACAATAACGTGAGTACGTACATTGTTAAATAGTTGaacaaactacaacaaaactCACTGTTTACACTGTTAAATACTTGAATAAAGTAGAACCAAACTAAGTTTTGCtcccgttgtttttttttttttttttttttaaatagcgtgcatgcaTGCTACTATATGTTTCAACCTCGTGTCACTCTAGAGCTATAATGTATGGCTACtttgttaaatatttcaataaagtacaaccgaactcactGTTTATATCGTGAAGTaggtcttatgcccatatttagtcataactccataatttcctcatgtcctcagctgAAGCCGGATGTGTCCTTGATCGCTTCTCTGCACGTAGgttaaccttgatgaactgcatactggacactttgtaataatcaatTGCCAGCTAGCACCGGTTGaaacagaaaccctttgtctaagtggaaaacCCCGATCgcacgccacaggtttgatacaacccatagtccgcccttctgacaagataaaggatgtgtactTTCTCTGTATCTTGGCACTTCttatctgctctctacagccattgtctgtaactcataagtgcctgGAATactctgtaagtaaattcttcgaagaaattGTTCATCAtgtccagcctttatttggataaccaacattctcactacccgaaattaaacgaacacacggaggaaaaaagcgtcctccaacaattgtTAAATACTTGAATAAAGTACAATCAAACTCAGTCTTGCTCCTGTTGGCTTTTTAAATAGCGTACATGCATGCTACTATATATTTGAAGCTATTGTCGCAATATAGCTATATGCATTATGGGACTGAACATATCTAAACTgcatttgaagtgcatgttttgtgtcaataatTTCATCGCGcattgttttgattgttttgttgtctgctggttgtgctgttctgttttcTGCGGTGTCATGATTATGGTTCGGTGCGACACCGTGGGTGAGGATGACGTGGGGAGTGGTGACTTGCTTGCACAGGTCGCAGAGGGGAAATTAGTATAAGggtgttcttctgcttacaaaaataaaggtacaaCTGTGCCTCACTGTCTCGTGAGCGCCACCATGCCTGTGCTCAATAATACGGAGTGCCTTttatgtgttaaatactgaaattgcCACGATTTACCACAATGTGAACTTATGGCTTGGAAATTGTTAACTTATTAATTGCAAGATGGAAAACTAATTGATTGCTTTACCATAACACATATCCAGTCATAAAACACTCTTTTCAAAGCTTTACTATACATGTGTACAGTATAATGTGcactatttatattttttggagggaaaaaatgcattatacacaagaaatgacAGTACCTTACGCAGCTCCTTCTCCAGCTTGGCCTTTTCGTCTTTCTCTAAACCTCTTGTCTTCTCCAGAGTAGACAGCTTCTCTCCAAGTGTGCTGACATCGTTCTCCAGCCGGGTGCGCTCCTCTTCATAACGTGACTGACACGCTTGGTACTCTGCCTTTAAAGTCTTGAGTTCCTCCTTCAGCTCCCCAGCTTCTGACACGGCAACCTAGGAAGCCAAAGCCAACGGTAACTAAACCTGACCTCAAGTCATTGTTTCTACACTGTTCaactccaaaacaaccaacctTGTACTTGCACTCCAGGATCTCTGGCCCATTGATGTCCACCTCATAGTAGTCCCCGTCTTCATTGCTATCCCGTTCTTTCTCATTGTCCAGAGCAGACTGGCGCTCTTTGCTGGCCTGAAGCTTGCGGATGGCATTGAGGTTCTCGGTCAGACGGTTTACTTTCTCCTGATGCTCTGAGAGAGCGCCATGGGCCTGCTCAAGTTGTTTTTGGGAGTCCTGGAGGGTGGACAGCAGGTTGACCTTCTCACGCTCCATCTGAGGAGAGATGACCaaacccagctgacttcaggcaaaagatGTTCAGTACAGGAGGGCAGTCAAGCACAGCGCACAAATagagaacacatttttttgagTACAGTGAGATTACTTAAGGAATATTTTAAGTCTCCTGAATTTCAGTATTGAATTCCAATCTTACAGCAATGTAATCAAAGTCAGCCATATCAGGGAACAGCTTGTAACAAGAACATTTCAGTTGTGTGAATGTTTGATAAAAGGCAGAGTAGTGAAATTATTCTATGAAAGTCCAGTTTCTTTCTTGTAACCATGGTAGACACTCGGGCAGAGTTGAACTCACGGAGTGGCAATGAAGCAGATGGCAGGTCAACTGGTGCCACCACCCGCTGTCTCAaggctgtgtgtgtatgtgtgtggtgaCGTGTGCCCCAACATCCCATCATCTCCCTCGTTCGACAACAGACAGTTGGCCCACTGTCTCTTTGGTTCCTTTACTAGCTAGGTCGATATTGGAAGTACACCAcccaaataaatttgaaatgaaacataAGATTTGCTTCAACTAAAGATTGTCAGCTTTAATTTGAAAGTATTTACATCCAAACCAGGTGACCTGTGTAGGAATTACGAGTTTGTATATGCGTCTCCCACTTTTCAAGAGACCAAAAGTAATGAGACAAATGAAGAATCAAACTTTTACTCTTAAAAACTTGGTTGGCGATTCTTTGCCATCAGTTACAGCCTGAGGTCTGGGACATATAGGATCACCAGACACTGGATTTCATCCCTAATGATGCACTGGCAGGCCTCTACTGCTAATGTCTTGAGTTCCTACTTGTTCTTAGGGCATTTTCccttctcttttgtcttcaGTAAGTGAAATGCAtgctcaattggattcaagtcaggtaAAAAattctacttcttttccttaAGAAATAATTTAGGTTCCTTTTTCAGTATGCTTTGTGTCATTGATCATCTGTGAAGCCCTGTCAAATGAGTTTTGAAACATTGAGCTAAATATGAATCGATGACAGTTGCCAAAACACTTAAGAATTCATAATGATGATTTCTCACAAGTCACattatcaataaataaaaagcaatacATCGGAAGCAATACATGCCCACCAGTCAATGGAACAGGTGAGGACCCAGTTGTCCAATTATTTTTGGTCacatacaaaaatgtgaggGACATCTAATAACCATTGCAATTTATTAATGATTACACCGTTCACCTGATTTGGACGTAAATACAAATGTAAGAAAATACAAACGAGGTATGCAGAGCATCCTTGGTTTTGGCAAACCTGCATCAGTTGCTGCTTAAGCTTCTGGATCTCAGAGATGTTCAACTCGCTCAGTAGGTCATCCACAAGACTGGGTGCTGGGTGGAAGAGCTCTTCCTTTTTGGACATGCGGTTGTCATCGGTGAGCAGCTTGCTGAAGCTGTTATCGTATCCATGGAGGGCGTCGTCATTGTTGGGCTCGGTGATGGTCTCATCGCAGAACTTGAGTCCATCCAGAGATATACTAAGAGGACTGCAGGCGGGGAAAGGGAATGTGAAAAAAGGAATTGTATTTGCAGTCAATGAAGAGATTGAGGTTGTGTTTATTATTTACCTGTTGTAGAGTGTGTCTCCAACGTTCATGTAGTGGGACAGCTCCTTCCGAAGAGAGGCTTTCAGCTCACGCTCCGTCTTGATGGTCTCATGGGCTTCACCCAGCTGACGCTCAGCAATCTCTTTTAGGCGGATGGCGTCCTCCAGTTGGTTGTTCAAGAACTGCATATCCTCCTCGAGACGACGAATTTCATGCTTCAAACCCTCAAACTCAACCTGGGCAGGGAAGAAAAGTGGAGATAGTTATGGTTTTGATGCCTTATGCCCtaaagcaggggtcgggaacctttgggtcgcgagccatacctggctcttttggcgATTGCATATGGCTcccggagccctcataacgacatacagTAATGTGATTGCTGTCGTGCAGAGAAgctttgtcctagtggggttgccgtagtttgctgtacaaggcaacgcaaatgacgcagggACAATTTGGACTAGTGGGGTTgacgtagtttttgcgtggtagtcgtCCACAGGTGCAGAAGGGTATATCggcaactaattatggaaatgcttttgacaaaggtcgttcaaagaaaaaaaaatgagtaccaCCAAAGTTCTCAACAAGAatggagatggagggttctgctgtgtgtttaaattcacagatgggggtATGCCAAACCACTcatactcgacgttgccaataaacattttgacaacttcgcataaagacaagataattaaACGAATAAGAGACATGCCTTcgtcggcaagaaccgttcaccatcgtaccagcatgatggcaaatcaaatttaattatgttcatgatgaacggatggaagtcgtaatgcctgcatgaagcttaatctatgTATGAAttccaaagccatcagcaaaaccgtgcAGCATGAGCTGCCGCATTAAtcgtaaaaagtacttttgtcatcattggtgagcaacagtgtagcaatgttatttaaaatattccAGAAACTtactgtactctaaaagtgttagtcttacataaatgcgcaaatacacctggacttagtttttaaaaaactgtaaGGCTCTTTtgatattacattttaaaatatttggcctttacggctcagtcgaaaaggttcgcAACCCCTGCCCTAAGGGAAGTTTATATTCATAAAACTATTTCCACAATAACTATGATTTGACTCCCATTTCCATTTTAGTACTCGCATTTATAAGTTTTGGTGTATTTTATTGCAAAACTTGGGAAGCGCACCAATACAGTCAACCCATAGTTACTTGTTGAACCAACTACAGTGCACAGTACTTGGTGGTGTCTGATACTTGAAACGAGTATAGAATGGGTGCAACATACAAACATATCATGGATGGAGAAATCATTTGTCAATTCATGAAAATGTGTGTGCTGTTGTTGCATTGTTTCCTCACTGCTACACAGAAGTATATTGCAGAATGACCATGGCATAGGGAAGAAGCCAGGAATTTTGGAAAAATCTTAATTCAGCACTTCTTTGGAAATCTGTGTTGAACATGGAAGGACAAGAAAGCCTAAAAAACTGCAGCTCTAATTTTCCAGATGATATGAACAAGCACCGACTAACCTGGCTCTGCTTGAGGCCTGAGACCTGCTTCTGCAGCgagatgttttcctcctccagCTCAGTGTAGTCCTGCAGCAAACGAGCCTCCCGGAACTTGTATTCCTTGATGTCATCACGCAACTGATTCCTCTGGAGCTCCACCATCTGGCAATTCTGTGGCATCAAAGCGATGGCCCAACAGAGACACAGGGAACAAGAAAGACGTGTCAGCTTGTCAATTACCAACTTTCCcaacattttaaaaggaaaaatgtgaaaaaaaagaaaggcgaCAATGGCTATTGACAGGAGAATGGTACTTCATCGTGTATATGTCAGATTGTCTCATTAACCAAATCTAAATCTCCAGCTGGTAGGAACCAACGTGCTTGCTGCATGCGCCTAATGAAGACATGAGATGCCAGGTGTCTTCCGGCTGTGACGCCACAAATATACCCTTAAGCCTATTTGATGACAGGTATTCAATGGCAAAACTCAGATCTAACAGAATGAACGTACATTTCGGAGACGACATGCTGGTAAATGTGCAGCAGGATTGTGCAGTGTTAAAAAGCCTTCATTAATTATTAAAAGGTGAGAGAGCCATGAGGAAGCACCTTCCCCCACTCATTCCTAGAAACCCAAATCAAGCTCAAAAGCCAACTTCAAGCTGCAAAATGAATGTCATCAGGTGACATTAGAAAGCGGAAGTAAACCACATGCGCTCACACACCAAATATGGTGTCATCGCCTGAGCCGGGGGTGGAACACGTGCGActttgcatgtgcgtgtgtgtcattCTGTCAGCAGAGAGAAACTAATAGCAGAGGTACAATTAGCCTTCCAATCCCTTTGCCAGGTGGCCACTGCTACTCACACTGGCGCCATGTGATCACATTAGCCTGTGCATGTAAGATTATTCTATGAAATCAGACCTGACAGGTTGACTGATCGAATCAAGAACATTCCTAGATAAGAACTTGCGCCAATTGGGTGACCTGATAGTCAGAAATGTCTTCCAGTGAACACATGAGTGATTTTGTCAGTCAAACAGGACTGTTATTTCCACTAAAAcagcctctttttttgttttttgacaacATTAATGTCCCTCAAGAGCAATGTAATGTAGTGAACTATCTCCCAATCTTGTGTGTCTGATTGAAAGTGTTTTCTGCTAGTGAAGACGACACCTTTTGTATGCCACATGAAATGATTAATCATCTTGTGCACGTCACGAGCAAGCGACAAggggtcggacccaaatgcaggactcagaggcagtgacataatgttgagggtggttttattccaggcataGGTCATACACCGGTGAGCaatccaaaaaaggcagaagcacaaacaaAACACGTAGCAAAAAGGTTAAGTCCAAAAATTCAGAGATGAGGTCTGATAACTTACGAGGCACAGAttgaaacatgaacaagacTTTAATAGTGGCACAGAAATGCTTTAACGAGGGAGCTATACTAACAAGACGCTTGCGTACTCACAAAATGCTGCAGTGTCAACCACAACCAACTGGCTACTAACAATGCCAAACACAAAGTTTATATGGCTAGCCTGATTAGTGTCAAAAAGGCACAGGTGAGGAACTGCTTCTGAGAAAGCTGCTcgcagggcagtggcctggccacgcccctgacagtGCAGAGCTGAGCTGAGCTGAGCTGCAGGGGATGTTTAATGTCGAATTCCTATTCAGGAGGTGTCGCGCATGTCTAATGACAGGGTCTGTGTGGGAGAGTGCACTTGATTCATTCGCCACCATAGAGTTGCGTTTGAATAAGAGATTGTTATTATAATTGATTGTGTGGATTCTGAATGCATTCcacattttccatttaaaaaaaacaacaaaaaaaaaacaatcacaatgaCGCATTCAACAAAGGTCCCCATCAGTCGGATTCCAAATTTAGAATGTTCAGATTATCTAGGACATCTCGAGAACTGTTCTCAAAAGCCctcaattaaaaagaaaaaaaattcccacaatgttgatgttttcttattttcattGAACACGTTACTTGACCAATTCCAATTATTCCAAGTTCAGAATGCTCAAATCATTCAGGACATTTTGAGAACtgttctcatttttaaacaaataaaattcccACAGAGACGACATTTTCTTATTTCTATTGAACACATTACTTGACCATTTTAAACCATTTCAACTTTAAAACGTTCAGCCCATTTTCACCATCTTGGTCATTAGTGTATTCCCAGTCCtaaaattttttaaatacaaattccaGATGAAGAGATTTTCACATTACAGTTTCAAACGTAACACCCTGCAAATGATGGATGTAGTATTAATACACCCATATATTTGTACCATGTTTTTGCAACCACAAGATGTgtttaaaagtcttaaaatttCTGCAAAATGGACGACATACCTTACGTGCataattgttgtgtgacttgtccaagaaaatacacttaaatacattggttacactgttagcatgcatgctagagCGTGCTTTAGTGTGtatgtaagataccatatgatggcactaATAAGGCAGAAATAGTTGCTTTTTAAATTGGTAAACA
This DNA window, taken from Syngnathoides biaculeatus isolate LvHL_M chromosome 2, ASM1980259v1, whole genome shotgun sequence, encodes the following:
- the LOC133512633 gene encoding protein bicaudal D homolog 2-like isoform X1, coding for MEEHSYPDSLLLLQAGPEWMRAEIQRLSRELGETTNEKIQAAEYGLAVLEEKQQLKQQYDDLEIEYEGVRQELDLLKEAFGQAYSNHRKVAADGESREESLIQESACKEAYYEQRVLELQNELRQTRNILTNTQSENERLSTISQEIRENCQMVELQRNQLRDDIKEYKFREARLLQDYTELEEENISLQKQVSGLKQSQVEFEGLKHEIRRLEEDMQFLNNQLEDAIRLKEIAERQLGEAHETIKTERELKASLRKELSHYMNVGDTLYNSPLSISLDGLKFCDETITEPNNDDALHGYDNSFSKLLTDDNRMSKKEELFHPAPSLVDDLLSELNISEIQKLKQQLMQMEREKVNLLSTLQDSQKQLEQAHGALSEHQEKVNRLTENLNAIRKLQASKERQSALDNEKERDSNEDGDYYEVDINGPEILECKYKVAVSEAGELKEELKTLKAEYQACQSRYEEERTRLENDVSTLGEKLSTLEKTRGLEKDEKAKLEKELRKLSDVAGESQGSLNVAQDELVTFSEELATLYNHVCMCNNETPNRVMLDFYKEGKAGRSSPEGRGHRSPILLTKGLFPEPFKTDLNDGAPSPGSSLPSPASDHRREPMNIYNLVAIIRDQIKHLQLAVDRTTELSRQRVASLELGTVADKDKEACMEEILKLKSLLSTKREQIATLRTVLKANKQTAEVALTNLKSKYENEKAMVTETMMKLRNELKTLKEDAATFSSLRAMFATRCDEYVTQLEAMQRQLAAAEDEKKTLNSLLRMAIQQKLALTQRLEDLEFDHEQTRRSGTGVRSKTRGGKTSANAAGNVSQGLTCAGLGPAEHGNVMPSGLLGGPAVFCSEKYKIYCD
- the LOC133512633 gene encoding protein bicaudal D homolog 2-like isoform X2, which codes for MRAEIQRLSRELGETTNEKIQAAEYGLAVLEEKQQLKQQYDDLEIEYEGVRQELDLLKEAFGQAYSNHRKVAADGESREESLIQESACKEAYYEQRVLELQNELRQTRNILTNTQSENERLSTISQEIRENCQMVELQRNQLRDDIKEYKFREARLLQDYTELEEENISLQKQVSGLKQSQVEFEGLKHEIRRLEEDMQFLNNQLEDAIRLKEIAERQLGEAHETIKTERELKASLRKELSHYMNVGDTLYNSPLSISLDGLKFCDETITEPNNDDALHGYDNSFSKLLTDDNRMSKKEELFHPAPSLVDDLLSELNISEIQKLKQQLMQMEREKVNLLSTLQDSQKQLEQAHGALSEHQEKVNRLTENLNAIRKLQASKERQSALDNEKERDSNEDGDYYEVDINGPEILECKYKVAVSEAGELKEELKTLKAEYQACQSRYEEERTRLENDVSTLGEKLSTLEKTRGLEKDEKAKLEKELRKLSDVAGESQGSLNVAQDELVTFSEELATLYNHVCMCNNETPNRVMLDFYKEGKAGRSSPEGRGHRSPILLTKGLFPEPFKTDLNDGAPSPGSSLPSPASDHRREPMNIYNLVAIIRDQIKHLQLAVDRTTELSRQRVASLELGTVADKDKEACMEEILKLKSLLSTKREQIATLRTVLKANKQTAEVALTNLKSKYENEKAMVTETMMKLRNELKTLKEDAATFSSLRAMFATRCDEYVTQLEAMQRQLAAAEDEKKTLNSLLRMAIQQKLALTQRLEDLEFDHEQTRRSGTGVRSKTRGGKTSANAAGNVSQGLTCAGLGPAEHGNVMPSGLLGGPAVFCSEKYKIYCD